A single window of Intrasporangium calvum DSM 43043 DNA harbors:
- a CDS encoding cation-translocating P-type ATPase — MAPQPEVQPPFPLALHLRLCFSAPAPFGLRDDVWGPLLSLPVGFYSAWVLFDRGVPGHAAFWLVLVALIGGPATFLTWVESAPTSRRRSSSRSPSWSSRAPTRSGLATPTAIMVGAGLAAKRGVLFTNATALETSARIDTVVRDKTGTLTKGTPEVTRLIAAGLDELDVLALAAAVEKEPEYRWPQPLSRMPLSAVTRGEWPRAFATFRDTVPSPMRTHVASWWATASSWRTRVSSSAICSPGGTSSPRRD; from the coding sequence ATGGCGCCCCAGCCGGAGGTGCAGCCGCCCTTCCCCCTCGCGCTGCACCTCCGGCTCTGCTTCTCGGCGCCGGCACCGTTCGGGCTGCGCGACGACGTGTGGGGCCCGCTGCTGAGCCTGCCGGTCGGGTTCTACTCGGCGTGGGTCCTCTTCGACCGGGGCGTTCCGGGGCACGCCGCGTTCTGGCTCGTGCTCGTCGCACTCATCGGCGGCCCCGCGACGTTCCTGACGTGGGTGGAGTCGGCGCCGACGTCCAGACGGCGCTCCTCTTCGCGATCACCGTCGTGGTCATCACGTGCCCCGACGCGCTCCGGGCTGGCGACGCCGACCGCGATCATGGTCGGCGCAGGCCTCGCCGCCAAGCGAGGCGTCCTCTTCACGAACGCCACCGCCCTGGAGACGTCGGCCCGCATCGACACCGTGGTGAGGGACAAGACCGGCACGCTGACCAAAGGCACGCCCGAGGTGACCAGACTCATCGCCGCCGGCCTCGACGAGCTTGACGTGCTCGCGCTGGCTGCCGCGGTCGAGAAGGAGCCCGAGTACCGCTGGCCGCAGCCGTTGTCTCGTATGCCGCTGAGCGCGGTCACGCGGGGAGAGTGGCCTCGGGCTTTCGCAACGTTCCGGGACACGGTGCCGTCGCCGATGCGGACGCACGTCGCGTCGTGGTGGGCAACCGCAAGCTCATGGCGGACGAGGGTGTCCAGCTCGGCGATCTGCTCGCCCGGCGGGACGAGCTCGCCTCGGCGGGACTGA